AACAATGTTTGACTGCTAGGGGCAAGCGACGACGATGGCTGGCCAGGGCCAAAACCAAGCCGGCAGCCGAGGCTGGCTTCATGTTTTCAAGATCGCCCAGGGAGTCAGTTCCAAGCATGGTTAGCGTCGTGGACTACTTGGCATGCCATCACACTCAGTGCAGTGTGAGAACTTCTTTTTCAGTTGCGAAATGTATGCAACATGGATGTTCCGCGAGGTGCAAGAACACTGCTCAGTACGCAGAGCCGTACTGCGATGCGTAGCGTTCCGACTGGCATGTATGCTTAATTTTTGCTTGTGGAAACGCTTCAATGCTTTTACTGCTGCAAACAACTTCGCTCATTCGACGAAGCTTGATTtgcttttaaaagcgaagcttgtctATGTCTTGCCTTAACGTTcatgtctgttcgcagaaactatcatcatcagcaatggttcgagcgtcgtcgtcgtcttccacagctgcctccgttgctgctcatcattccagcgtagaattacACCCGTATTCTCAAACGCGCCTTCACTTGGCGCTTCACCTTGACTTCACCGAGTCGAGGCGACGCGCCTTACTTCACTCAAGGTGCCGCTGCGTtccatgaacactacttcagcACTACTCCGTCAAGGGGCTgctcatagagaaagaaattcaacaagaggggacactcccatagagcccagcggccgaattgaccgtagcgcgccaagcggtcgatgtaaatcacttccggtttcggtttacggcgcgcgcattttgaacgctagctggcacgccggctgcgctttttttttttttttttgcccgaccgcgcacggtcttcgtgcggaatcggtttattgtttggtaaaaatgattgcgaacgatcttgtcaagtcccatcaaatctgtgccacgtgcaatttcacaaagtagacgcaagactcgttgtgaaatgaggaaagatttattttgctctatataaaagctcgttccgcgctttttgtgcgttcatcgaacgttgtgaccccaggtgaGCAGTAGttgctgtatgaagctccaccggacggcatcagctgaaataaagtaaattacaagcatgttacatttacaagcacgaaacagcatgttacaagcatgtgtcatttggtatttagatataggaatacagcgtgtagaggcgaaacgtgcaaaagcggtgaatgggcggcattacaaacaaaagcaattcgcttttacatatatggcgtagaaaatacacgactcatcccaaacaataccctAAAATACGAAAACAtccgatttccaagcattcccccatttccgggcattatttcctgcactttagccgAACAAATACACGGGCAACTTCGCGTttgcaaaacttggcctcgggcgacgcgatggcacgctacatacacagagacggacgcaacaggcactcaagacaaatgtgtgggtgcaaagcctgttttcagtcctttagaacacggtattttcgaattacaagtttttgatatgttcctcggcgttatctttcgcgcgttctgccggcgccagccagacactcccatgttatcactcttggcaatcgcccatcgtgTTTTCAAGcgacgtgagtaccgaaagaaggtatatgttgctgcggggccacaaaaaacgtcacaaacttgtccctccaagattcattacacgccaaactatatatcaccacggccgagctgcttatcgttaactgcgtcacagcgcgctgtgcggccagcgtgcctcaaaagtacccctgaaagtaacgaaattacttttcagtaaagtctggcgtcagagaaagtggcacaaacttctcctagcaagatgcactagactacgcaccacggccctgttctcgctaactgcgacacggcgccctgtgcggccagtgtgcctcaaaaaccgaaataagttttaataatcccctaggaagcgtcggaaacatgtcccagcacgattcattaactcaaattaactgcaccaggatggccgagctgtttttcgccaACTACATCTCAAGtttcggtcccgtgccgtaagcctaattgcgtcgtagactgtgaaacaagatttctcaccttgccgtagtccaatagtgcagtggtgtcttgtcccagtgcagaaggaacgcaagaatacgccgaaaGCCCAATAAACCACgttacacttaaaaaaaaaaaaaaaaaatagagacagacgggtcgccgcgcgcgagcgctcaaacgcgcgcgcagccgtcctcgctggcttcgggagTTTGTCTgacggatgacgcatgcatctggcgcgtcattgacctgtggctaggtaaggcaaggaaaataagtcgcaaagcctAAGTTCATTTacacgcaaaacgttttagttttcgcggcaaagaatttaaaaagttaatcaatgtctgttaacttaagttcactttattttttttcgatgctcgcggcagctaacgttcggtgtcaaaagtatagcgtgacgtatgatgacgtgtttcctgttgccagtttttgccgagtgtcccctcttgttgaatttctttctctatgggctgCTTGTGAAACCGGCCTTCACTTGAACGGCGAGCGACTTCCGGAAAGCGCCCCTGATAACGAGAGTATATGGTTGAATATTGCAATAAAATCAGCGAATAAACGTTCAAACGTTTAGTAGATGGTTAATTTTTGAAGTGAAATAAGTTTTCTTTAATGTATTTATCAATACAAGTTATCAGTGACACTTGCAACATAGTTTTTGATCAGTGAAACGCTGATGTAGCCGAAACTGGCTACTGGCCAAGCGTGGCCAAGTCCCGCCAGAGCAGAATCCGTCAGAAATCACATGTTTCGTTTGTCCGTACGTGCACTTGTTACTGTACTCTTGTAGTTACTGCTGCCGGAATTTGCTTTTCCATCGTGTTCTGTGCGCGTTTGTTTGCTCTTTCGTATGAGCATGAGTAACGGTGTCGGTGTCAATCGTGGTGGCGGCAAAACTGGCTCGCCCAGGTTTGTTTACACGCGTGAAGAACGCGACCTGCTTCGTAATCTGGTGGTGAGGCACAGAGCGGTTGTTGAAAACCCCAAGACTGATAACACTTCGAAGCGCGCCAAGGACAGTGCCTGGGAGAAGCTGACTGAGGAATACAACAGCCAGCCAGGCATTCGTCGCGTCACAGTGGTGCAGCTGCGGAAGCTGTGGGACGACGAAAAATCGAAGTGGAAAAAGAAAACTTCGGAAGAAAAGCGGGATTTCTACGCAACAGGTGAGAATTGCACATTACGTTTGCTTGGTAAAATGAAGCAGCGCAGAGGTCTCCAGAGTACGACTGAACtaaatgtgtaaaaagaattgtATGCAGCCTCGGCACCATCGAAACATTAACAAAGTCCTCCCTTCCCTCCCGGCACACCCGCGTATTCCCCGTGTTGCTGCCTAATTTTATTAATAATGGTTATGCAAAGCGCAAAAAAGTGCTTTTGCTGGTGTCAGTATAACAACAAATATTCTGCGCACATTATGCACacgcaaataattatcggcataTTCAAAGTGTAGCTGGTGGGTTATCGATGTATTGTCTAATATGTTGAGGACATTACAGTGCGAATAGGTTGCTAGTCGTGTTTCCACGTGTTAGCTGGTTTTTAGCCTGTAATTTTGAATGTCCACATGCATTTACACTTTTCTGCCTCAGGGGGTTGGCCATCTACCTGCCGGCCAATGAGCCCATCATTGGCGCTTGTGGGGGCGGCTGCCTCGCACATTGGGACACGGCTCCCAAACCCCTACGATAGCGACGGATGCCATATGAGCCAGCCATTGATGTCGCTGCCACCCGCGCGTACCATTGAAGTTATGGTGACAGGCAATCAAGGCAGCATGGACGAGTGGCTTGAAGGCAGAATTGGCAAGAGCTGTTGGCATGCTGTAGCGTGTTGTGGCTGCATGCGTGTATACTGTTTGGGAGATGTTATGTTTCTATGTTATTTATGTTTGTAAGTAACGCAGCTATCGCTGCTGTTCACATGGCTCGTGTGTCTATTTCACTAAAATTTACGTTTGTCATTACGATCTATCAGCAGTACTCCATGTTGTGCCAGTATGTTGCTGTTACCTCCCCAAATTATTGTCATTGCCATGCATTTTTATTAAGTTTATCGAGTCCTTGCGTGTCATGAATGTAAATAACAGACATCATGGCTAGTTTGCTAGCCTTGTACACCGTTGGAGCTGTAATTGAATCTGATTGTTTTCTATGTGCAGATCCCCTCTTTCCTAGCACCACTTCCAGTGCAGGAAAAGGCTGGCCTGTCAACAAACCAGTACATTTCACCTGCCATGGCTGAAATCCCTCAATCCACCAGTCAACACTTTGCTGCTGTTGGAGCACCGTTTCATGAAGGACAGTCTctattttttcttatttgtttggGTCTCACATAATTAGCATGCACTTGGCCGAGCTGTCTCAATCTCTTATTCTTACCGAGATGCCTGGGTGTTTGCATGCTGTCAACAATGCGCCCCCTACCACCTGTTATCCAATTTTAATGCGGATACCATGAACACATTCATTATGATTCCTGTATGTACATGTAAAAAAAGAAGTTTGCAAGCACGCAAACAAAAGTGTTCCTACAGTAAAGTTACAATGTATGAAGACCTTTTTGATCGCGTCACCTACCTGTGGGGCACTAGCTCTGCTTCTTTTATATCTGCAGACACTACCTCTGTGGTACCACGGCCAGCTGCGGAAGTCTCCGCTCTATCAGAAGCAACGGGCATGCCGTCATCTACAGCTCGGGCGCCTACAGTCAGAAAGCTCAGCTGCATGCTGTTCCAGTACCACTGGCTCTGGCAGCATGTCTTCTTTGCAGCTGATTTTTGTGACTAACATGCAGCAGGCATCGTCAGATAAGTTGTTTCTTCTGTTTGAAATTTCATACTACAGCTGTGATGCCTCCAGCCAGCAGTAAAACTAAATAGCTTGCGTATCCAGCCGCACTGGAATCTGTGTGGATTGGAACCTTCTTTTGGCAGGATGTTTGTGTAACTAACATATGTCGCAAACATCATAGAGAGCAGTTTTATTTACTGTTATTTTAAATAACATGCTACACAGGTACCACTATCCAGTCGTGAAGCTTTACAGCCTGTTGTTACGACTTACGACAGCAATGAGTCGAGACAGGCACAcacttttccttttttgtttctgtgACTAAGACACTTGAAAAGCATCATACAGATGAGcttcttcctttttgtttttacttgCTGGCCTCGACTGCAGTTTAGAGCCAATAGCGGCTTCTATTTCCATGTGTGACTGATTTGTTGTGGCTGTCTTATTAACGTGCATGCATGTATCAGTAGTTGTACTCACAGGATGTTCCAGCAGTAGAATCAACACTGCTTATAAATATGAGTTTTCAACTGTAGTGCCTCCTAGGCTTCAATGCAATGTTTGTTTTATGTGTGCAGATAATCCAGTTGAGCCACCACTACCGGCTCAGGAAGGTGCTGTTTTGGCAGGCCCTAGTACCGCGCTGCTGTCGGCGAACGACACCTTTGAAACCAGCTTTTTACCAGAGCTAGCTGGGCCAGCAACGCCAGCTCAAGAAAGAGACACGACACATGCAGTGCCAACTGCTGCTCAACCGCACGCTTCAGAAGATCAAGCTGGCATTGGCACACGATTGAGACCAGCGCGAGGCCGCATAGCAGCAATAGAGCGTGTGCTCGCACCTGAAGGAGCTGCCCGACTGAAGGCCCTTCAAAATGATCAGGAGCACAAAGCAGAACTGCATTCTTTAGAGATGCGCttgcgtcggcagcagctcctCCAGCAACGACGTCGTCACAGGATGGATGAAGAACGGAAGCAGGAGCTTCACAAAATTGAAATACAGTTGCGACAACAGCAGCTGGAGCAGCAAAAGTGGCGCAATGACGTGGAGCGCCAGATGCTGCTTCTTGAATTAGAGGCCAAGAAGCAGCAAGTTGCACAAAACAAGCCGGCAGagtaataaatattttattgtatTTTCAGACACGTCTATGCTATAATGTGCAAGAAGTATGACCCAGCTACAGCTGCGGTAAATGGTCGTAAGTGCTGCTGCAAATAAGTAATGATATACACAAAACATTAACTAGCACAAAAATATACATATCACGGAAATACTAAAGGAGCATCCAGAGCAGTTATTGCGCCTGAACTTTGATGGCGTTCCTGCTTCTCTTACTTGCACATAATCGGAGTTCGCAAGCTGTACTAATTTATTTGCGATTCAGGTTGAACAAGATGCACATTCGCTTTTATGATGCCTTAGTGAAATGCTCGAGCGATAAGCCGCATTCGGCATTGCGATCCATGTAGTGTGTCTGTTTGACTCGCCACATCAGGCTGCTGCCGCCTCAAGTGTTGTGGGATCACCACAGCTGGAGGTTCTGGGTCCTGCCTCAGGACTGCCAAGTTATGCagggcagcacaggctgtcgtaATGACTGCAGAACGCTCCGCCAAGTGTTGAAGCCCCATGTCTAAACATGGGAAGCGACGCTTCCACACACCGAAAGCCCTCTCCACAGTATTCCGGGTGCGGATGTGAGCTGCTTGATACCTGTGCATAACAGACAATATTAGTTTGCACTTATGCTAACGACTTGCAGACGAGCGTTATACCTTGGAATCATAAGCTGGCCAGTAGTCAAAGTTTCTGCAGCTAATAATTCTATTGTGATGTGGCCTAGTCAGTGCAGCAAAAACAGATTGCAGGAAATATATGAAGGTAATAATACAAAGCCATATTTTGCAAAATTGCATCAGAACCTCTAAATGTATCAATCTTGCTCTAGTGAAAGCGTTAAACACAAGAAACTGTACGTAATTACACAAGTATCATTGTGAAAGCCACAGGCTGTTTGGTTTACTTAAAGCATTAAGCACAAGAAACTGTACGTAATTACATATCATCGTGAAAGCCACAGGCTGTTTGGTTTATACAGCGGTACTGACCGGCTCTCGGGGCTATTCGGTCGTCCGGAGTCAGCCATTGGGGTCATGAGGAAAGGCATGCATGCATAGCCAGCATCGCCAAGTAGGAGCCCAGGCACTCGTTTGGTCTCGTAAAGAACGCGTGCACGACTGTTGTCGAAGATTCGACTGTCGTGCACGGATCCTGGTGAGCTAGAGACAACGTCGAAAAATTGGAGCTTCGGCCCTGCAATGACctaatgaaaataaaatgttattcTGTGTCTCTCAGCTGAAGTAAATCTAAGCCACGCACTTCATACATACGTGATATTCTTTTCTGAGCAGAAGTATTCGCGGCTTTTTAAAATCGCAAGGCCATACACTTTCCTTTTTTCTAGAAAACTATgtggggagatgaagttaggaaatttgcaggcgcaagcaggcgcaagctagcgcaagacaggggtaattgaagatcacagggagaggccttcgtcctgcagcggatataaatataggctgatgatggtgatctTCCCTTTAGGTGATTCAAAGAAATTCAAAGATACAAAGAATCACAATACGTAGAATATTCTCCTAAAATAAAAACATCTAGCACAATTTAATTGGTGCGCCTATCTGCATTTACTCTTCCAAATAACCGCGCAGTGTCAAGAAATGCGCTATGTCGTTGCCGGAATATGAAAGGGATTGTAAAAAAGTAAACTTATTTCTACCATGACTCATTAGGTTAGACAGTATACTGTTTATCGAAGGTCATACATATTAAATTATTTCACATGACTCTCATTTTAAGAATTACTGCTGccgtagtaaagaaaaaagaagaggtaTAGCAATTTACCTGTACATTAATGAAGAAGTAACCCTTCCGATTGCGGTAAACTTCACCATTCGGCCCACCCAGCGACTTGATGCGGGTGTGGGTGCAGTCTATGCCCCCGGTGACCTCGGGAAACTTGGCAATATGGTAGAATTCCACCATCGTCGCACGGAACTCGTTATCGATGCTCGGAAACTTCACGACGATCGGGAACATGTGCGTAGCAATTAGCCGTGACACACGTTCGATGACGCGGCTCAATGTCATTGCCGTCTATGACGCCGCCAAATAGCTCGTCGACGCGGAGAACATATTCCACAAACGAAGCGTAGTCCGCCGTAACACTCGAGggaaggagcgattcaaggtagctgcggggctaccttgagattctcgagtaaaacgctcgagctttccttcactcaaggcgcgtttcgagtggagggcgatttgtgaaatgaaaagccgccctcaaggagcatttcgagtggacggtcgagtcgaggtgcgtttgtgaataccgGGGTCAGACTTCGGGGTTCAGCCGTCGTAATGccgaggccgcgtttacgggggtatgagccattgcttaggggATTATGACCCATTAATTGTCTTACGTGCCGGACAGATTTAtctttgaagcaatttcattttgaagaatcgcaagcggcattggcgggcggatgctgctaaccacgccgttTAGGAAACTCCGGACATCGAAAGCTAGCGTTtatggttcgacaacaacttgtccctcatcagtgtgatccgctgcGGCGAACGACGACACAATCCCTTGaaagtgttgaatgaacattaggCTACTAGGGGAGAACACCTTGATGAATTTATAGTTTGCGGTACGTGTAAGGAATCATTAACCAAgggaaaactgcctgcgttcagcactgtgagCGGGTACGTATACGCTCCATTTGttttgatggtgataagcttcgcttatcatccatgtTCACGGACTGGAAGGGCTGAAGATTTGTTTACACCAACGGCATGCGTCTTTGCAGCAGCACTTCTGGCCCATCCTTGGAAGCTGGGATCAGCTGGACCCACTTaatgttttttacagcgaagctgtataagcctAGGCTTATACACGATACACTCCtagtccgaccacagaaaccctccagcggaaataaacctatctgAAACCTAtcaaaaactcgcgtctcgttcacttggtatataccaaaattggcatggaagggcaCGAAAATATGACAAACATGACTGATAGGTAATGACATCAATACCAATGCATGCTCGTCAGTAACGtaacgattaacgataataaaatcacgtgttacgcatacccgcactggatatgtgggtatgatcCACCGAGAGCAGTAGCTgtagagatctcgtcggcgtcgctccaacgcctcggcagaagatcgggcgCGCGATGCGGCGCGCAAGCGGCAATGTCGGGCCAATCCGTCGGCTCGTGCGGCCGAGCTAGACAAAGACGTAACCagtaattgagaaagactttaatgaaccgtcgggattagcccagtgataaacaccggagccGTACATTTCAGCTTCGATGAAATGGGCGGTGTAATTTTTATGTTTGGCTGCTACCAAGGAAAGGAGCACCTCATTTTGCACAAGCCTTCCTTTCTAAGTTCATGGTGGAGCTGAACAGAGTCATTAACACTTGCACTACAGCGAACGGTCACCACTTTGATGCGCACGTGAAGGGATTTATTAGGGCGAAtctcttctcgttccagagtaatcgagcaaaCCGTGGTACCCAGTGGGGACGTCCGGGTGAAACAGCGGGCTGTAACtgaatttctgactgcggaaggtTGTGGCTTGTGGGGATATTTCATGCGGCTGGATTTTGGTCTTTCACAGTCCTTTCCCACCTCCGCACAGTGCTAATGTCAACGCAGGCATCCCCGTAAACTGCAGTCAAGCGGGGATGAATGTTGATGGGCGCACAACCTTCCGccgtcagaaattcaattacagcccgctGTTTCAACCGGACGTCACTACTGGATGCCATGAACTGACACattactctggaacgagaagagaTAGGAAGATGAGGCAAGTGACATTGTATAAGTTAAACACCAGTGCGTTAATTATAAAGAGTTGAAAACGTTTTCAGTACTATTGGAAAAGTAGCGGTCTTGGAGACATTACTTTCTCCATCGCCCTCGTATGTCTCACAGTTCAGTCGACCTTCAGCGTCCTTCAGGAAAAATCTTGTCATTGACGAGAAAACGTGTTTAGAAAAAAGCCGGCAAATCCCACCcgctgtgagaatcgatgttatgcgaaggagtgtgcggggagcctaccaagttcatgaaacgaccacgagagcaccaagacgtaggcggctctttcatgacctacatgacacgcatgtcataacattcacctcatgagtccccaggagtccctttagctacacctaaaagaccttaagacgaaagccttagtcatgctcataactatgacttcgaacatcaacctttagccttttccttcacttagtaccacatccgaacccattccagtggtttttgagtgttaatctgttttcgcagtcattgtaatttttgctgtgtcatgctcatgactatgacttctaaagcatagtgtttccttcacttagtacccacgtccgaacccattccagtggtttttgagtgttaatcttttttcgctgtcattgtcatttttgctcagtcatggtcatgtctatgacttctacattcatcctttagtgtttcgttcacttagtgctcacgtccgaacccattccagtggtttttcatgtcatgacatagcatttatgttcgtcatatacttttgtcgtagtatgccaattttggtacataccaagttaactaaacgtttcgacaatgagagcacaaagacgtaggcggctagatagatagataaatcgATACTGTCCAAGTAGCAAATtctcgccaagaaatgcttcgcagttAAAAGTTTATTTAAACAAAAGACGATATGAACACTCAGTCACAACGACGTCACAATTCCAACAGGACAATAACATATACAAAGTACGGAGCACTGTATACACGgcaatcgtacacgatgacgactcggtgcagttattcacttactacaccgacccggcatcgtgtcttgcCTATATGCAAActctcacgcaacaattctgatcgtgtgcgggtcaccgtcgtcatcgtcttctatgagtgaGCACGCAACGCTCATGCAACCATTCTGATgatgcgcgggtcaccgtcgtcacctTGTTAATTAAGACAGACTTAATTCAGGCATTCGAACCGGCGACCTTCGGTGGGTGTCGAACCCTCAACATTGCGTGGGACTCGAACCGACAACTTTGGCATTAAGGCGAGTTTAATTAAGGCACATTTACTTAATATAGAGGTAATTAAGTCACTCGAACCATTGACCTTTGATGGGAGTCGAAGCTAAGACCTATGGTGTTAATTAGGCCGAggctaattaaggcacagttaattaaggtagcgttaATTAATACACTCGTCTCCACCATCTTTGGTTGGAAAAGCAAGTAGTAAGaagcaacaacgcattcgaatgagaatgtaaAGTAATTTATTGAGTGTCTCTTGGAGTGCACAGGCTTTGGCATTCACCCTCTATGGCATATGCTACAGTGACTCAATTTTTCTAGCCGATTCTATCTGTTGCCTTTGTTGTCGCCGAACCTTgcaatcagattgtatgcgcgacgcgaatggTGGTGTACTTTCTTGAAGGCATGCGATgccagtgattacgctggaaccttccaCAGTCCTGTATAACAGTCGACGCGCTTCAACCGCttatcagattttcgacgatacTCGACTGTTCTCGCGGCTATCATTGTTTTTGAGTGTCAGTTGCTTTTCTGGGCATACCCTTGCCCAATAAAGAGTAAGTTTCGCGATTCACAGATCTTCACTGTCACAACAACGTGACGATGTACAATATAGCTCATCTTAACAAGACAACTCATGTTCCTAGCTCTGCAATGCTGATATACCGATGACGGGGCAAAGCAGGTGGTATAAGCAAATCTCAAGGCTTATTCTCTTCGTGCCTTCGAGCACGGGAAAGGATTGGTACATTATTTCTGGCGAGCTTCCACGAAAAGCAGTTAGAGAGATTTCGCAGGACTTCGGTCTTATGACGGGGAAAGCTTCCAGGAGTGTTTCGTCGATGGTTTTTGTTGGAAGTCGTGGTGCTCATGGTGTGTAGCTGCCGAAATAGTTAGTCGGCATGGGCACCTACAACAAGTGGCAGGGTCACAGCCGCCGCTGTGAAAAACAAGTTATTGCTGCATGAAACAGCTGCATACTCGAGCGCAGCACACACTTTTGTTTTCTGCCTTCCGCAAAACAGAAGACCTCGCGTATCCGCACACAAAATATTGCCTAACACGTACCCGGAAAAGGTCTACTCTGTGTTAAATGTATTTGTTTGCTTAAAACTTCAAGGTTCGGCATAATGAGGCCATGGATATGTGTGCGGCCAGGAGGCACATGTTTACTCAGATGATAGGAAATATGCCGCTGTGAATGTTGCTCTCGGATTCACCCCTGCCGCTTTCTACTGCGAAATTTGCTTTTTTTGGGCAAGTACCGTTCCCGATTTGGTACGTGAAGCGTGGGATAGTGACGTGTTCAAACCGAGTGTCAACATCATGGGAATGTTTCTCAATGCTCATCGATGCTAGCGTGATCGCTGAATGGGCGGCGTGGATTACGTTGTCACCTTCGTCTA
This region of Dermacentor silvarum isolate Dsil-2018 chromosome 5, BIME_Dsil_1.4, whole genome shotgun sequence genomic DNA includes:
- the LOC119454253 gene encoding myb/SANT-like DNA-binding domain-containing protein 3, coding for MSMSNGVGVNRGGGKTGSPRFVYTREERDLLRNLVVRHRAVVENPKTDNTSKRAKDSAWEKLTEEYNSQPGIRRVTVVQLRKLWDDEKSKWKKKTSEEKRDFYATGGWPSTCRPMSPSLALVGAAASHIGTRLPNPYDSDGCHMSQPLMSLPPARTIEVMVTGNQGSMDEWLEGRIGKSYPLFPSTTSSAGKGWPVNKPVHFTCHG
- the LOC125945914 gene encoding uncharacterized protein LOC125945914; its protein translation is MCADNPVEPPLPAQEGAVLAGPSTALLSANDTFETSFLPELAGPATPAQERDTTHAVPTAAQPHASEDQAGIGTRLRPARGRIAAIERVLAPEGAARLKALQNDQEHKAELHSLEMRLRRQQLLQQRRRHRMDEERKQELHKIEIQLRQQQLEQQKWRNDVERQMLLLELEAKKQQVAQNKPAE
- the LOC119454254 gene encoding putative nuclease HARBI1, with protein sequence MVEFYHIAKFPEVTGGIDCTHTRIKSLGGPNGEVYRNRKGYFFINVQVIAGPKLQFFDVVSSSPGSVHDSRIFDNSRARVLYETKRVPGLLLGDAGYACMPFLMTPMADSGRPNSPESRYQAAHIRTRNTVERAFGVWKRRFPCLDMGLQHLAERSAVITTACAALHNLAVLRQDPEPPAVVIPQHLRRQQPDVASQTDTLHGSQCRMRLIARAFH